In the Purpureocillium takamizusanense chromosome 5, complete sequence genome, one interval contains:
- a CDS encoding uncharacterized protein (COG:S~SECRETED:SignalP(1-16~SECRETED:cutsite=ASA-LA~SECRETED:prob=0.5720)~EggNog:ENOG503PEV2): protein MRRVGLFIFVAATASALAPYRTIGLLDDHDGHTVYSTLGITTPTSSSRSSSSPEIATPTAAVERGEDAAAPVQFNDTDFSQDSVHSREFVHSSKPDDYKDFKVDCGHKLHNYVVRGYYEARDRFKKLGGKPNMKAGPDACGQISCSYSTAVKLCNDNTEPKSLDSWKPIAEILEEIHERCNHGEAREFQGGELFHPEHWRVIMERGEC, encoded by the exons ATGCGTAGAGTTGGCCTTTTCATCTTCGttgccgcgacggcatccgccctcgccccctaCCGAACGATCGGCCTCTTGGATGACCACGATGGCCACACCGTCTACAGCACGTTAGGAATCACCACccccaccagcagcagccgcagcagtaGCTCACCAGAAATCGCGACCCCGACAGCCGCGGTCGAGCGTGGCGaagacgcggcggcccctGTCCAGTTCAACGACACAGACTTTAGCCAGGACTCTGTGCACTCGAGGGAGTTTGTGCACTCGAGCAAGCCCGACGACTACAAGGACTTCAAGGTCGACTGCGGCCACAAGCTCCACAACTACGTCGTGAGGGGGTACTACGAGGCCCGAGACCGGTTCAAGAAGCTCGGCGGCAAGCCCAACATGAAGGCCGGGCCGGATGCGTGCGGGCAGATTAGCTGTAGCTACAGCACGGCTGTCAAGCTCTGCAACGAT AATACCGAGCCAAAGAGCCTGGATTCGTGGAAGCCCATTGCGGAAATCCTTGAGGAGATACATGAAAGGTGCAAccacggcgaggcgcgggagTTCCAAGGCGGGGAGCTGTTCCACCCGGAGCATTGGAGGGTCATAATGGAAAGGGGAGAATGCTAG